ATTTTCCTAAATCTTTTCTCCTCAACCTGCTAAAATTAACAAATAGGCTTTCTTGTCAAAATAAAATAACCAAAAAAGCTTCTTTTTTATTGATTGCTAAGAGGGGAAAATGAACGACTACATTTTTCTATTGATTGCTAGCAGTGGGGTTTGGTTTTAATCGAAGATTTTGGGAGCTTTCAGAGATGCTATCCATGTGTGTGGCTAACATTTGGGTTTCCTTTTAGGTGGTCATGTCATAACAAGTTATATAGGAGATCGAGTGGTTGTTGGTTCGTTCACGTTATGATAGATTAATTGCTAAATCCTCTAATTACCTATTTACCGTTTATCTTTTACTTCAGTTGCTTAGACCTTGGTTTCATTGAGCGTATATAAACTCTATGTTTATTAGTGAATACTGCAGGAATAATGGATACTGATGTCATTTCTGATGGAAATAAGGGAGAAAGTTTGCCTGACTACTCCATTGTTAAGAAATTGAAGGGGTGTTATGAGTCACCAAGAGCAGAAAGTGTTAAGCGGTTGCCTCAATTGCCAACAAAACCATCTGATCCTTTAGGTCCAATCACTCCTGATTCCATCCGAGAAGGTGGCGACCACGTAGATGGGTGTTGTTCACCGGCTTCTTCTTCTCGTCACAGGACTCTTTGCTTCAATTCTCAACTATATGACAACCCGGTTTACTCAAATAAAGGAAGTCCACGGACTCCGAAGGGGTTGGGGTTTGATCCATTTGCTCCTGGACCAGATAAACTCATGCTTGCCCCACAGTGTAAAAAATATTTTACTGATTCACGAGCCAAAGTGATGCGTCAGCTTAGCTTTGAGGAGTCTATGAATTTCAATGGAGATGTTGATCACTCGGACAATGTGGGAACTGTGTCCGAGGATGAGATGTTATTTGAAATGTTGTACACTTCTCTCCTAGAAGTTATTACTTCAAAACAAAAAGAGGATCTTCATTCGAAAGCCTCAACTCAACTTTCAGATTCTGATGGATACACGACACCTCCCTCTGCACCTCGTCTTAGTGGAGTTGCTGATACTTGCCCTGCTGCTCCTATGAAGCCTGCATATCGGTTTAATAATATTGACCAGGGATTATGCAAAAAGCTTATATTTTGACATCTACTTATGTTGGAAGGTAGTAATAACTGTGTGAAGAGATTTGGGTTCTCTGCCGGAATTGATTCTAGTACATGACAACCTCACTCATTTCAGTATGGTGGCTAACCTCAGACTTGTATGTCGTAGAGCATTAACATATTGTTTAGGTTGTTGAAATCGCGACTTCTAATCTAGCATTTACTTGTGATTCTAAGACTTTTATGTACTAATTATGTAGAGTTTAATTTCAGTATTGAGTGACTGTACTCCTGTAGCTGTATAATGTATAGGCTGTATCAACTTCTATGTCCGATGTGGACAAAAGTTGCTATCGAGTATTTTGTTAGTTGATTGTTGGCCATTTTGGTACTTTTTGTCGAGCTTTTATGCTCCCAAACTTGTAAGTTGTCTCCCATTGGAGAAGATAATTAACAAGAAACTGAGCCTGTAGTTTATGGATTTAGAAAATGTATGTATGCTTTTGGAGGACTTTTATGTTCCTTTTCTGCTTTTGTACTTTGTCATGATGATCAATGGTTGAAAGTGGACTAACTTCATCTACTGACTTTGCTCGTGCTGGTTGTTACATAAATTTCAGTCGTATTGGCATTTCATCACTTCCGTGATAATGCACGATACCAGACTGTTTAGCTCAAGAACCTCAGGCTTCATAAACGGTGTATGCATTGTCGACCCAAATGGATTTAAGGACCAGTATTACATATAATTTAAATAGTCGGTGCTAGTCTTCCAGAAAATTTTCTGCTGGACACTCTATCAAAACATCTCTACACCTCAAAACTTGTCAGGCCTGGACGGTGCACTCATCTTTTAGGATCTTCAGGTCAGGGAACCCAATGATAATTTGACGTGCAGAGGCTACTTCAACATGTTTCTTAATGAGCTATCTAAATACCAATGCCTTGCCAGGAATAACGGTTTTTGTTTTCATCACAAGTTTCCCAGCTTGTATATCTTTGATGAGCCATCCTGTGTAGGATGAGAAGGAATCGACCGTGAGCATTAGTTGGCAAAGAATAGTTGTAGAGCTGTGGGCTGGAATGAAACCCGAGTCTAGGTTCATCTGTCCTACCTGGTTATTCCTATACATGACTAAGCTTTTTCCTGCCCCATGCCTGAAGCTGGCTTTATTTGGATTGTCAAAGCTGAATCTTAAGGTCCAAGGTAATGTTCAGTTTTATTTGTAGAGTAGGCCAGTAGATGCGTGTGGAGAATCCTTGGACAGCTACAGATGACAGTTTAATGTGAGGTTCCTTAATCCTGAATAGGGTTAATGCCAATATCAGAGCTACAATGCAGAGAGCGAAGAAGATTGCAAGAAAGACGACAACAGATATAACCCACTGGCTTTTCTTCTTATGTCTATCCCCAGtgaaattggagcctttaggttGATCTCCTGCCATTTAGGTGTAGTCTGTCGAGTAGTACTAAATAAGAACAGAAGAAGCCAGATTCAGAATTTTGATCAGaatagaactgaaactgataTGTTACACTCAATTAAAGTTGATATAGGAAGTTGTTCTCTTGGTCTTTTATTAGCAGGTTAAGGGGAGTTTCTATTTTACTTTGGGAAGTTAAGGAAGTGCATTAATAAGACCGTGGGTTGTTGGCAGTTGGTAAGTAAAGGAGATAGGATCAGATAAATTGAATGATGGGATTCAAAGGGTCCTCCAATGGAACATCTACACGCAGCTACACTCCAAATTCCAATGGCCTAACGGTGTTTCGCAAATGAAAAGGATAAAGAGATACTATCAGATAACATACAAATTAGTCCAAATTCAAAGGTCATATCTATGTTCTGCACCTTTTTCCCCTTTGATTTCCTTGCTTCTGGTGGTATGTAGCTTTCGACCAAATGAGCAAAAAACTGGCGTTTGTTTCTGATTGGTGCCAATGATGAATAATGCAAAAGACAAATACTTTTTCTTGGGGTGAAAAGGAactaaaacaaaagaaaaagaccaccatattttttttttgtgacatgggaacccgcagccgctacccttcgggtgcgcacagggtaaacccagctcatGTGCAATAGCTTGCAAACCACACATGAttgataacccgcactaggcaagccctgtgtgccgagctcgacccagaaggcaaatcccctactattgtaggcagggggtttcgaacctgagacctcgaTAAAGACCACCATATCTAGCTTTTATAAAATAATTGATGAGAATCTTTGAATCTTTACCTAAAAGGATCCAACTATCTGACATTTGACTATTAGCGACAGGCACGCCATTTGGTAAGTTGGAATTGAAACACCAATCTATTTTACGTTTTGTTGCGCATTAATGGCTCTACGACGACACAGTCTTAGGGGGTAAGAGGGGGTGAAGTAATCTGATATGATCATCCCCTTCAAAATTCTACATGTTATTATCAGGCCATGTTGATCAAAATGGGGTGCAAAGAGAGGTTTGTGATACAAGCATGGTATAGCTATTACACCAGGTTCATAGCTGATAAAAGGGCATCGCCAAATTTACCTAAATTAATAATCAGAAACGCCTGTGCTCGTAAACTTTGATACCGGATGTTTTTTCTAGCTGTCTTGCTCTTTAGTGTCAACAGATGAACTGCACAAGTAATCAGAATAAAAACATCTAAGAAGCTGCCTTGTCTTCCCACCACTTAGTTCTCACTTGTATGTTCCCATGCTCCAGTTTATTGCTACATGGTTGAGATAAGCGCATTGTGTCTAACATGATAACTTAGGAACATAAAGCAATTCAATTTGTTTAATAATAGGAGATCCAAATAACATTTGACTTGAAATAACTCCATCTACAGACAAGCGGGTCTAGGATTTCCATAAAATGGGCACTGTTAAAAGAGGAGAAAAAGTATGCATTTTTAGTGAGAAAAAAGTATGTATGAAGCGGGAAGCGGGAATTGATCTTGCTCGTATAGGTAAATAACTTAGCATTCAACCAAGAGCACCAATTAGCCTTTTTGGAGCATGGGTGCCAGCAGATAATATTCGATCAATTCTAGAAAATATGTACATAATATATCTAATTTGGCGGAAAGACCATGGGTTCATGGGCACCATAAATTGCCCTATAAATCTGCCCCCGTCCGCAGAATGCTCTTTTTCCATGACTGTTCCTGTCAGATTTTGCTTTGCAGCTCCTGTTTTATTTCATGGCAGGCAATAAGGCGGCGAGTTCACTCCCTTGCTTCTGCCTTAAATATATTACACCTCATTCAAAGAAGCATCCCCATTTCATTTTGCATAGCAGATACACTTCACTTCAACTTATAACTAACATCCAATCCTTTTGAAAAATGAAGTTCAACACAGCTCTGCAAAGTTTTCTAGTTCTTTCTGCTGTATTATGACAGTGAAAGACAGAAATGATGAAATTGCATCAAGTTGATAGAAAAGCTGCCCAATATGCTCGTTGAACCCGTTCCGGTCCTTGATAAAGCACTTGAACAATTCTCTTTTTAATTCTTCGTCATCTTAGGGGGCTCGGGGTGAGTATGACAGCCACTTGCACTTTACCACTTTGTCATATTTTTTTCCAACATTAACCTTTCAACTACAAAATTTGCAGAACCATTTCACGAAATAAATAATTTTGAGTTGCAATACGACTAAATGAATGAGAAAAAGGTACACAGAAGAGGAATTACATGTTCTCACGAACTCCATTATTATCTACTTTGGTTCAAGACCAGAAGAAACAGAGAGTAACTATACtactacaacaacataccctCTATGTAAGACGAAGTTATACTGTTTTGT
The nucleotide sequence above comes from Lycium barbarum isolate Lr01 chromosome 3, ASM1917538v2, whole genome shotgun sequence. Encoded proteins:
- the LOC132631254 gene encoding uncharacterized protein LOC132631254; translated protein: MDTDVISDGNKGESLPDYSIVKKLKGCYESPRAESVKRLPQLPTKPSDPLGPITPDSIREGGDHVDGCCSPASSSRHRTLCFNSQLYDNPVYSNKGSPRTPKGLGFDPFAPGPDKLMLAPQCKKYFTDSRAKVMRQLSFEESMNFNGDVDHSDNVGTVSEDEMLFEMLYTSLLEVITSKQKEDLHSKASTQLSDSDGYTTPPSAPRLSGVADTCPAAPMKPAYRFNNIDQGLCKKLIF